A window from Exiguobacterium marinum DSM 16307 encodes these proteins:
- a CDS encoding YcjF family protein has product MESTKRFDFKDYDLKAELERLRGNVKKPNILIAGATGAGKSSVVNYVFGRDLTKVAAGEPVTRGIHQYKNDDIAVTLFDSEGYEIGSARQQHYEEEVIGFVENNRRKEASDRIHLVWYTINAATKRVTPLDKTLIRRLSESTAVAVLFTQIDQVDLDELTALRNELNGIVVEESIFQVSIAREIINNEALRQHVDWERLIVWSVEQLDASLQEGLLMEIQAESEAMLKLKRKKANRIISGYVASAGTAAAVPLPFADAVALTPIQVTMSVHLFRYWGVKASDDLLKTLIGSTIIPQIGRTLSKTLLLNVMKFFPGANMAAGVINATVASGITWAIGLAINEIAYRNAMDSSKTIEQLLNQEFGSLFEQFLKQNPKTDKPS; this is encoded by the coding sequence ATGGAATCGACGAAGCGGTTTGATTTTAAGGATTATGATTTAAAGGCAGAACTTGAACGACTGCGTGGGAATGTGAAAAAACCAAATATCCTCATTGCTGGAGCGACGGGAGCGGGAAAGAGTTCGGTCGTGAACTATGTGTTTGGACGTGATTTGACGAAAGTGGCTGCCGGAGAACCGGTTACAAGAGGGATTCATCAATATAAAAATGATGACATTGCGGTCACCTTGTTTGACAGCGAAGGGTATGAAATCGGAAGTGCGCGACAGCAACATTACGAGGAAGAAGTCATCGGTTTTGTGGAGAATAATAGACGAAAGGAAGCGTCTGATCGAATTCATCTCGTGTGGTATACCATCAACGCCGCAACGAAGCGCGTCACACCTCTCGATAAAACGCTCATTCGTCGCCTAAGTGAATCAACGGCTGTGGCTGTCTTATTTACTCAAATTGATCAAGTAGACCTGGATGAACTGACAGCACTACGAAATGAACTGAATGGAATAGTAGTAGAGGAATCCATCTTCCAAGTGAGTATCGCCCGAGAAATCATAAACAACGAAGCGTTGCGACAACATGTAGATTGGGAGCGATTGATTGTTTGGTCGGTCGAACAGTTAGATGCATCCTTGCAGGAAGGACTCCTGATGGAAATTCAGGCAGAAAGTGAGGCGATGCTTAAGCTAAAGCGTAAAAAGGCGAATCGCATCATTTCAGGTTATGTGGCGAGCGCGGGAACAGCTGCTGCAGTACCACTCCCATTTGCAGATGCGGTGGCGTTGACACCTATCCAGGTGACAATGAGCGTTCATTTATTCCGCTATTGGGGTGTGAAAGCAAGTGACGATTTACTGAAGACACTCATCGGAAGCACAATCATTCCACAAATCGGTCGAACGTTATCGAAGACTCTTCTGTTAAATGTAATGAAATTTTTTCCTGGGGCGAATATGGCGGCCGGCGTCATTAACGCGACCGTCGCATCAGGCATCACATGGGCAATTGGTCTGGCCATCAATGAAATCGCTTATCGAAACGCAATGGATTCTTCGAAAACGATTGAGCAGTTGTTGAATCAAGAGTTCGGCTCACTGTTCGAACAGTTCTTGAAACAAAATCCGAAGACGGATAAACCGTCATAA
- a CDS encoding GTPase encodes MDRTGLVSNILIAGKTGVGKSAFINYIYGHDVAESRAGSPVTSEGLHEYEYYDLERGILFRFFDTWGLEADRSEEWHQAILSIVHEREGALDIAEWFHTIYYLLSVQSGRVEAYELESILKPLYARGSNVTLILTNFNEEDPMSVQKASAMEQVLLRELPIEEENIIRVNSVEKTLLTGKRIPVNGYEEVWKRNRTNLWRDIERKLPINLTNHLVEELEDWRIRSITSAEKIRMLTPQAMISWKARNIEKDLEKTLEQAALTTEDAMAEGVRHYIQLMQRYPLVGEQANQLFKTRRVELGFDYSFGKTVRKMVLGMVPGVHFIYWAFKRRTAERGIKKAIEQQYASVRQTIEEEIRRGFEREMRQLGQTLNS; translated from the coding sequence ATGGATCGGACAGGGCTCGTCTCGAATATTTTGATTGCCGGAAAGACCGGCGTTGGAAAGAGTGCGTTCATTAACTATATATACGGACACGACGTCGCTGAATCTAGGGCCGGAAGTCCGGTCACCTCAGAAGGACTTCATGAGTACGAGTATTACGACTTAGAGCGGGGCATCTTGTTTCGGTTCTTTGATACATGGGGGCTTGAGGCAGACCGTTCCGAGGAGTGGCACCAAGCAATATTATCTATCGTCCATGAGCGCGAAGGGGCGCTCGATATCGCAGAGTGGTTTCATACGATTTACTACTTGCTGTCGGTACAGTCGGGACGAGTCGAGGCATACGAGCTCGAGTCGATTTTAAAACCGCTATATGCACGAGGTAGCAACGTCACTCTCATTTTAACCAACTTCAATGAAGAAGATCCGATGAGTGTACAGAAAGCCTCGGCGATGGAACAAGTGTTGTTGCGTGAACTTCCGATTGAAGAAGAGAACATCATCCGGGTAAACAGTGTCGAGAAAACGTTACTGACGGGAAAGCGCATCCCGGTGAACGGATATGAAGAGGTGTGGAAGCGTAATCGGACGAACCTTTGGAGAGACATCGAACGAAAGCTTCCAATCAATCTAACGAATCATCTGGTGGAAGAGTTAGAGGATTGGCGAATACGCAGCATCACTTCGGCGGAAAAAATTCGCATGCTGACGCCACAAGCGATGATCAGCTGGAAAGCGCGTAACATCGAGAAAGACTTAGAAAAAACGCTCGAACAGGCTGCCCTGACAACGGAAGATGCGATGGCAGAAGGGGTACGTCATTACATCCAACTCATGCAACGGTACCCGTTAGTCGGTGAACAGGCAAATCAACTATTCAAGACAAGGCGAGTCGAACTCGGATTTGACTATTCGTTCGGAAAGACGGTGCGAAAGATGGTCCTCGGTATGGTTCCTGGAGTGCACTTCATTTACTGGGCATTCAAGCGTCGAACGGCAGAACGAGGCATTAAAAAAGCCATCGAGCAGCAATACGCATCCGTCAGACAAACGATTGAAGAAGAGATTCGACGTGGTTTTGAGCGCGAGATGCGCCAGCTGGGACAAACGCTTAACTCATAA
- a CDS encoding VOC family protein — protein MLHHVELYVSNLNESVRAWEWLLCDQLGYTLYQSWPEGRSYRFGDTYLVFVQTEEDHLTPSYHRKKTGLNHLAFHATSLTQLEDIRQQLTSHGFQELYGDRFPHAGGPDYTALFFEDPDRIKVELVATM, from the coding sequence ATGCTTCACCATGTCGAACTGTACGTATCCAACCTAAATGAAAGTGTACGTGCTTGGGAATGGCTTCTATGTGACCAACTCGGATACACGCTCTATCAATCATGGCCGGAAGGTCGAAGCTATCGTTTCGGCGATACATATCTCGTATTCGTACAGACGGAAGAAGACCATCTCACTCCGTCCTATCACCGAAAAAAGACCGGTCTCAATCATTTGGCGTTTCATGCCACCTCGCTCACACAACTAGAAGATATTCGTCAACAGCTGACGTCACACGGCTTCCAAGAGCTTTACGGAGACCGCTTTCCCCATGCGGGTGGCCCAGACTATACAGCACTGTTTTTCGAAGACCCAGATCGTATCAAAGTTGAACTCGTGGCAACGATGTGA
- a CDS encoding formate/nitrite transporter family protein encodes MEKQVIDYMEEAAFKKSSLLQHSFSKYVLRSIIAGFLIGIGVVFSFTVGNMFIDVPGTMLIAGASFSVALVFIVWMGGELFTSNTMYLYTGAKRGRVAWLDLAKIWGISWIGNLIGAVILSLLVIGAHSMGEVTGDHLLAVVAAKKIGGDALAIFLKGILCNILVCLAIFMPLKTNNDVAKIMLTMIPVVVFFAAGFEHSIANMGVFALALHYVPSELINFSGALYNLFFATLGNIVGGALFVAGSYLYLNKTEMEQAVKPIRQRA; translated from the coding sequence ATGGAAAAGCAAGTCATCGATTATATGGAAGAAGCCGCATTTAAAAAATCATCGTTGCTTCAGCATTCATTTTCTAAATATGTGTTACGGTCGATTATCGCCGGCTTTTTAATTGGCATTGGAGTTGTCTTCTCATTCACAGTCGGAAACATGTTCATCGATGTCCCCGGAACGATGCTCATTGCCGGTGCTAGTTTCTCGGTGGCACTCGTCTTCATCGTTTGGATGGGTGGAGAACTATTTACGAGTAATACGATGTATCTCTACACCGGGGCAAAACGGGGACGTGTCGCTTGGTTAGACTTAGCGAAAATATGGGGAATCAGTTGGATCGGCAACTTGATTGGCGCCGTCATTTTATCTCTTCTCGTCATCGGAGCTCACAGTATGGGCGAGGTAACGGGTGATCATTTGCTCGCTGTCGTTGCGGCGAAAAAAATCGGCGGAGATGCCCTTGCGATTTTCCTAAAAGGGATTTTGTGTAACATTCTCGTTTGTCTGGCTATCTTTATGCCACTAAAAACAAATAACGACGTCGCAAAAATCATGCTAACGATGATTCCAGTCGTCGTATTTTTTGCTGCCGGGTTCGAACACTCGATTGCGAACATGGGTGTCTTCGCACTTGCGCTTCACTATGTGCCGTCAGAACTCATCAACTTCAGTGGCGCCCTTTACAATCTATTCTTCGCCACACTCGGTAACATTGTCGGGGGTGCGTTGTTCGTGGCCGGAAGTTACTTGTATTTAAATAAAACTGAAATGGAACAAGCCGTCAAGCCAATCCGTCAACGTGCATAA
- a CDS encoding alanine/glycine:cation symporter family protein codes for MEAIQGLLQGSVDFLNNILWSYVLIAVLVGAGIYFTVKTRFMQFRYLKEMFRAVTDKSDVTPSKDGKSITPMKSFFIGAATRIGTGNLAGVTVAVTLGGPGAVFWMWIVALLGGTTAMIESTLAQVYKVKDDVAYRGGPAYYIEKGLNNRALGIVFAVLIAVTFGLIFNSVQSNTIAAAFDNAFGVDAVIGGAILVVLTGLVIFGGVQRVANFSAIVVPVMAVLYLVIALYVVVVNFAELPAVFAMIFQSAFGLDEAVGGSIGAAISMGVRRGLFSNEAGMGSAPNAAAAAEVSHPAKQGFLQSLGVFLDTLIVCTATAAIILLSDSYASGNGEGIVLLQNALTEQIGALAPAFIAISVFLFAFSSIAGSYYYGETNIEFIKKSKGAVLGFRLATMAFVFIGAVASLGFVWSLADLFMAGMTLINITAITLLGGVAFKVLKDYEEQRAQGLNPRFSARKLGIENTECWDVEEDEVAQGSVQTAAADASKS; via the coding sequence ATGGAAGCGATTCAAGGTTTGCTACAAGGAAGCGTCGACTTTTTGAACAACATCTTATGGTCGTACGTATTGATCGCCGTACTCGTTGGAGCCGGGATTTATTTCACAGTCAAAACACGATTTATGCAGTTCCGGTACTTAAAAGAAATGTTCCGTGCGGTCACGGATAAGTCGGACGTGACACCATCAAAAGATGGCAAGAGTATCACACCAATGAAATCATTTTTTATCGGTGCTGCGACTCGAATCGGTACAGGTAACCTTGCAGGGGTCACGGTAGCCGTCACACTCGGTGGACCGGGAGCGGTCTTCTGGATGTGGATCGTCGCCCTTCTCGGTGGCACCACAGCCATGATTGAAAGTACATTGGCTCAAGTATACAAAGTGAAAGACGATGTCGCTTATCGCGGTGGCCCAGCGTACTACATCGAAAAAGGTTTGAATAACCGTGCACTAGGAATCGTATTTGCGGTTCTCATCGCCGTCACATTTGGCCTCATCTTCAACTCTGTTCAATCGAACACGATCGCTGCAGCATTCGATAACGCATTCGGTGTCGATGCAGTCATCGGTGGAGCAATCTTGGTTGTTCTTACTGGTCTCGTCATCTTCGGTGGAGTACAACGTGTCGCTAACTTCTCGGCAATCGTCGTACCGGTCATGGCCGTGTTGTACCTTGTAATCGCGCTCTACGTTGTTGTTGTCAACTTTGCTGAACTCCCAGCCGTCTTCGCGATGATCTTCCAAAGTGCATTCGGTTTAGACGAAGCAGTCGGCGGTTCAATCGGTGCCGCGATTTCTATGGGTGTTCGTCGTGGACTCTTCTCGAACGAAGCTGGTATGGGTTCTGCACCGAACGCTGCAGCAGCAGCTGAAGTATCACACCCTGCGAAGCAAGGTTTCCTTCAATCACTCGGTGTATTCTTGGATACGTTGATTGTTTGTACAGCAACTGCAGCCATCATTCTTCTCTCAGATAGCTACGCTTCAGGGAATGGTGAAGGGATTGTCCTCCTTCAAAATGCTTTGACTGAACAAATCGGAGCACTCGCCCCGGCATTTATCGCCATCAGTGTCTTCTTGTTCGCATTCAGCTCGATTGCAGGAAGCTACTACTACGGTGAAACGAACATCGAATTCATCAAGAAGAGTAAAGGTGCAGTCCTTGGATTCCGTCTTGCGACAATGGCATTCGTCTTCATCGGAGCGGTTGCGAGCCTCGGATTCGTTTGGAGCCTCGCTGATCTCTTCATGGCAGGAATGACATTGATCAACATCACAGCCATCACATTGCTTGGTGGTGTTGCCTTCAAAGTTCTTAAAGACTACGAAGAGCAACGTGCTCAAGGTCTCAACCCACGCTTCTCAGCTCGTAAACTCGGTATCGAAAACACAGAGTGCTGGGACGTCGAAGAAGACGAGGTGGCACAAGGTTCTGTTCAAACAGCCGCTGCTGACGCTTCAAAATCATAA
- a CDS encoding YwbE family protein, which yields MDGTKRADIRPGLHVQIVLKQDQRSGKLTKGVVQDILTNSPRHPHGIKVRLSDGQVGRVKVIEAGGE from the coding sequence ATGGATGGAACGAAACGTGCTGACATTCGCCCAGGGCTCCATGTCCAAATCGTTTTGAAACAAGATCAACGAAGCGGAAAGCTGACGAAAGGCGTCGTTCAGGATATATTGACGAACTCGCCACGTCATCCGCACGGAATCAAAGTGCGTTTGAGCGATGGACAGGTCGGTCGTGTGAAAGTGATCGAAGCTGGAGGTGAGTAA
- a CDS encoding glycoside hydrolase family 13 protein yields MSRVWWKEAIAYQIYPRSFKDSNGDGIGDLRGIIEKLDYLEDLGIDVIWICPMYKSPNDDNGYDISDYQDIMEEFGTMEDFDALLKAVHARGMKLLLDLVVNHTSDEHPWFLESKSSKDNPKRDWYIWRDGKEGAPPSNWASIFGGSAWEYDTETDQYYLHVFSKKQPDLNWENREVRTAVYDMINWWLDKGVDGFRVDAISHIKKMPTGTMLPSPDGKPVVTAFSMYSNIDGIHDYLQEMKRETFSKYDIMTVGETNGIEPEAADLWMGPENGAMNMAFHFDHVDIMRRSRLAPLDVVELKRIFDKWQQGLLETGWNALYIENHDMVRAVSLVGDEQHYWRESATALGMMYFFMHGTPFIYQGQEIGMKNVPLPSIHDYDDVATKNEYFERIANGMSEIDSMQQVWGTSRDNVRTPIQWDASPHAGFSTKTPWMPIHEEYETLNVEAQQHDQHSILSFYKEMIRLRRAEETFTYGRYRDVLPEHKQAFVYERSFENNRFFVVVNLTANPAEVTIPEIAGATLVMTNEIDPETIETETFMLRPFAARLYRL; encoded by the coding sequence ATAAGTCGTGTATGGTGGAAAGAGGCGATTGCCTATCAAATCTATCCACGAAGTTTCAAAGATTCGAACGGGGATGGGATTGGAGACCTTCGTGGAATCATTGAAAAGCTTGATTACTTAGAAGACCTTGGGATTGATGTCATCTGGATTTGTCCGATGTATAAATCGCCGAACGATGACAACGGATACGATATTAGTGATTACCAAGATATTATGGAAGAGTTCGGGACGATGGAAGATTTCGACGCCTTGCTAAAGGCTGTACATGCGCGTGGGATGAAGCTGTTGCTCGATCTCGTCGTCAACCATACGTCGGACGAACATCCATGGTTCCTAGAGTCGAAAAGTTCGAAAGACAATCCGAAACGGGATTGGTACATTTGGCGAGATGGTAAAGAAGGTGCACCACCGAGCAACTGGGCGAGTATCTTTGGCGGCTCTGCCTGGGAATACGATACAGAGACTGATCAATATTACTTACACGTCTTCTCGAAGAAGCAACCTGATTTGAACTGGGAGAATCGTGAAGTACGAACGGCTGTTTACGATATGATCAATTGGTGGCTCGATAAAGGCGTCGACGGATTCCGTGTCGATGCAATCAGTCACATTAAAAAGATGCCGACGGGGACGATGCTTCCATCTCCGGACGGCAAACCGGTCGTCACGGCGTTCTCGATGTATTCGAATATCGATGGAATCCATGACTACCTTCAAGAGATGAAGCGGGAGACTTTCTCGAAATACGATATTATGACCGTTGGTGAAACGAACGGGATTGAACCGGAAGCAGCGGATCTTTGGATGGGACCGGAAAATGGCGCGATGAATATGGCGTTTCATTTTGACCATGTCGATATTATGCGACGGTCACGTCTTGCCCCGCTCGATGTCGTCGAGTTGAAACGAATCTTTGATAAATGGCAACAAGGTTTACTCGAAACCGGTTGGAACGCACTATACATTGAAAATCATGATATGGTGCGAGCGGTCTCGCTCGTTGGGGATGAGCAACATTACTGGCGTGAGAGTGCCACGGCTCTTGGGATGATGTATTTCTTTATGCACGGCACACCATTCATCTATCAAGGACAAGAGATTGGGATGAAGAACGTGCCCCTCCCGTCCATTCATGACTATGATGATGTCGCGACAAAAAATGAGTATTTCGAACGGATTGCGAACGGGATGAGTGAAATCGATTCGATGCAACAAGTATGGGGGACCTCACGTGACAACGTGCGAACGCCGATTCAATGGGATGCGTCGCCTCATGCTGGTTTCTCGACGAAAACACCATGGATGCCGATTCATGAAGAGTATGAGACGCTTAACGTCGAGGCGCAGCAACACGATCAACACTCAATCCTATCATTCTACAAGGAGATGATTCGACTTCGCCGAGCCGAAGAGACGTTTACGTATGGTCGTTATCGTGACGTCTTGCCAGAGCACAAGCAAGCCTTCGTCTATGAACGTTCATTTGAGAACAATCGATTTTTCGTGGTCGTCAACTTGACTGCCAACCCGGCAGAAGTGACAATTCCAGAAATAGCGGGCGCTACGCTCGTCATGACGAATGAAATTGATCCGGAGACGATTGAGACCGAGACATTTATGTTGCGACCATTCGCAGCCCGTCTATATCGTTTATGA
- a CDS encoding alpha/beta hydrolase translates to MEVINYSVIPGAGAFYYEGNEIGILLCHGFNGTPQSVQDVGIELMKQGFTVYAPRLKGHGTDPEDFRCSTYRCWYQSVIEGIERLRESCQTVVVVGQSMGGTLALKAALEGKADAIVTINAALSVPGYACHASDTECRFIDEDAPDILAEDVYEIVYDRVPTRAIRELLSLIDEVRPHVGSVDVPTYVIHSAVDNVVPPADSIWLFDQLQGKKEYAVLPNSYHVATMDHDWKHLSKLITTFCEQVGAHHQNAV, encoded by the coding sequence ATGGAAGTAATCAACTACTCAGTCATTCCTGGAGCAGGCGCATTTTATTATGAAGGAAACGAGATTGGAATTTTGCTTTGTCACGGCTTTAATGGGACGCCTCAAAGTGTACAAGATGTCGGAATTGAACTGATGAAGCAAGGGTTTACTGTTTACGCACCACGTTTGAAAGGGCATGGGACAGACCCGGAAGACTTTCGATGTTCGACATATCGATGTTGGTATCAGAGTGTGATCGAAGGAATTGAAAGGTTACGCGAGTCGTGTCAGACTGTCGTTGTCGTCGGTCAGTCAATGGGTGGAACACTAGCACTCAAAGCAGCTCTCGAAGGAAAAGCAGACGCAATCGTGACAATCAATGCCGCACTGTCCGTACCTGGATATGCGTGTCATGCGTCTGATACCGAGTGTCGATTCATCGATGAGGACGCTCCGGATATCTTGGCAGAAGATGTGTATGAGATCGTCTATGACCGCGTTCCGACAAGGGCAATCCGGGAATTACTTTCATTGATCGATGAGGTGAGACCACACGTCGGATCGGTGGATGTGCCGACATATGTCATTCATTCAGCTGTCGACAATGTCGTTCCGCCAGCTGACTCCATCTGGTTGTTTGATCAGCTGCAAGGTAAAAAGGAATATGCAGTACTTCCAAACTCGTATCACGTCGCGACGATGGACCATGATTGGAAGCATTTGTCGAAGCTGATTACGACTTTCTGTGAACAGGTGGGGGCGCATCATCAAAATGCAGTGTAA
- a CDS encoding NAD(P)/FAD-dependent oxidoreductase — translation MELYNGELYWPTTESDNVVLQQPEKKERYDVLVIGAGMSGTLTAYTLQQDGVDFAVIDARKVGTGSTSANTGLIQYSNDIMLHELAEKIGEAAAVRFYQLCLDAVESLDQVAKDVDASDIYIRRDSLCFASDETDVAKLKREYEMLSKHGFDVEWLDREALRERFPFEKPAALITKGDAEVNPLTLSRQIIRHLSKQQVPIFEETSVDEVVSDGDGWVVFTSNGTFKANKVIFATGYGPAPLLDSHRIDLNRSYAIATNPIAEFSEWEGRALIWETKRPYLYLRTTPDGRIIAGGLDEDKAETPHDETLMNDRAERVKEKIADLFPMYDLEIDYAWVALFGESVDQLPFIGEHPNQPNLFYLLGYGGNGTVYSMLGSRILSALVRGQSHPDADLVRLDRT, via the coding sequence ATGGAACTGTATAACGGAGAACTGTATTGGCCAACAACTGAGTCAGATAACGTCGTATTGCAACAACCTGAAAAAAAGGAACGCTACGACGTGCTCGTCATTGGAGCTGGCATGTCCGGGACATTGACGGCCTATACGCTACAACAGGACGGTGTCGATTTTGCGGTTATTGATGCGCGCAAAGTCGGGACAGGAAGCACATCAGCAAATACCGGGTTAATTCAATATTCAAATGACATCATGTTACATGAACTCGCAGAAAAAATTGGAGAGGCGGCAGCGGTACGCTTTTATCAATTGTGTCTCGATGCGGTCGAATCGCTCGACCAGGTGGCAAAAGATGTCGATGCATCCGATATATATATTCGACGGGACAGTCTTTGTTTTGCGAGTGATGAGACCGATGTTGCCAAATTGAAACGTGAGTATGAGATGCTGTCAAAACACGGTTTTGACGTGGAATGGTTGGATCGTGAGGCACTACGCGAACGCTTCCCATTCGAAAAACCGGCGGCCCTCATCACGAAAGGCGATGCCGAGGTCAATCCGCTCACGCTAAGCCGTCAAATCATCCGCCATTTATCAAAACAACAAGTCCCGATTTTTGAAGAAACGTCGGTGGATGAGGTCGTGTCCGACGGTGACGGATGGGTCGTTTTCACTTCAAACGGGACATTCAAAGCAAATAAAGTCATTTTTGCGACGGGTTATGGGCCTGCCCCCCTACTCGATTCCCATCGGATCGATTTGAATCGGTCATACGCCATCGCCACGAATCCGATCGCTGAGTTCAGTGAATGGGAAGGACGTGCCCTCATTTGGGAGACGAAACGCCCGTATCTCTATTTACGTACGACTCCCGATGGTCGGATTATCGCAGGTGGACTCGACGAAGACAAAGCAGAGACGCCTCACGACGAGACGCTCATGAATGATCGGGCAGAACGGGTGAAAGAAAAAATAGCCGATCTCTTCCCGATGTATGACCTTGAAATCGATTATGCCTGGGTCGCCTTGTTCGGAGAATCAGTGGACCAACTCCCGTTCATCGGAGAGCACCCGAATCAACCGAACTTGTTTTACTTACTTGGATATGGGGGAAATGGGACGGTGTACAGCATGCTCGGCTCTCGTATTTTAAGTGCCCTCGTTCGCGGTCAGTCGCATCCCGATGCGGACCTCGTTCGTCTAGATCGAACATAA